A portion of the Granulosicoccus antarcticus IMCC3135 genome contains these proteins:
- a CDS encoding NAD(P)/FAD-dependent oxidoreductase gives MQAEFEQTDVAIIGAGPSGAAAANWLAQQGLQVKVLERSHFPRFSIGESLLPQCMEYLDFCGLLETATTGNFQRKNGAAFSWGEQYRDIDFSDKFSPGPATTWQVERSEFDHQLIRGAQASGVDVEFGSQVVGFEPDATEPVLQVQPENGDAYALKSRFVLDASGYGRVLARLCNLEKASRLESRCALFTHMRSVVDDENYDRKKILICIHPSIKGIWYWFIPFPENRFSVGVVGTPDQLALFGDDDTQRLQNTLLDEPRLAKYLKGATSLRDTSKLAGYSADVSALHGPGYALLGNAGEFLDPVFSSGVTIALKSAVLAAPLVHRQLQGETIDWPSEFEQPLRAGVNTFKAFVNAWYTNELPDIIFSDQDSVRIRQMISAVLAGYAWDSTNPLVSASERRLTKLAELCRA, from the coding sequence ATGCAAGCTGAATTCGAACAAACAGATGTAGCGATAATCGGAGCTGGCCCCTCAGGTGCAGCCGCCGCTAACTGGCTGGCGCAGCAAGGGTTGCAGGTCAAGGTCCTGGAAAGAAGTCACTTCCCCCGTTTTTCCATTGGCGAAAGCCTCCTGCCGCAGTGCATGGAGTATCTGGATTTTTGTGGTTTGCTGGAAACGGCAACAACCGGTAACTTCCAACGGAAGAACGGTGCTGCCTTTAGCTGGGGTGAACAATATCGCGATATTGATTTCAGCGACAAGTTCTCTCCCGGTCCGGCTACAACCTGGCAAGTAGAGCGCTCGGAGTTTGATCATCAGCTGATTCGTGGTGCTCAGGCATCCGGTGTTGATGTTGAATTTGGCAGTCAGGTTGTCGGTTTTGAACCTGATGCCACTGAGCCGGTACTACAGGTCCAGCCAGAAAACGGTGATGCCTATGCACTGAAAAGCCGGTTCGTTCTGGATGCCAGTGGTTACGGACGAGTATTGGCCAGATTATGCAACCTGGAAAAAGCCTCCAGACTGGAAAGTCGCTGCGCCCTGTTTACACACATGCGTAGTGTTGTGGATGATGAGAACTATGACCGCAAAAAAATACTGATTTGCATACATCCGAGCATCAAAGGCATCTGGTACTGGTTTATCCCTTTTCCAGAAAACCGATTTTCAGTGGGTGTGGTCGGCACACCTGATCAGCTGGCCTTGTTCGGCGACGACGATACGCAGCGTTTGCAAAACACCTTGCTTGATGAGCCTCGCCTTGCCAAATACCTCAAGGGGGCAACCTCCCTGCGTGATACCAGCAAGCTGGCAGGCTATTCGGCGGATGTTTCGGCATTGCATGGGCCCGGTTATGCATTATTGGGCAATGCTGGCGAGTTTCTGGATCCGGTTTTCTCTTCCGGTGTGACCATTGCACTCAAATCTGCCGTACTTGCAGCCCCCTTGGTACACAGACAACTACAGGGAGAGACTATCGACTGGCCATCGGAGTTCGAGCAACCTTTACGCGCTGGCGTCAATACCTTCAAGGCCTTTGTCAACGCCTGGTATACGAACGAGCTGCCAGACATCATCTTCTCCGATCAGGATTCGGTCCGAATCCGTCAGATGATCAGTGCAGTACTGGCAGGCTATGCCTGGGACAGCACCAATCCTCTGGTCAGTGCATCTGAGCGCCGTCTTACCAAGCTGGCAGAATTGTGCAGGGCATGA
- a CDS encoding DUF3261 domain-containing protein: MTFLSGLLAFALSSCAITPSAPPIPRLTELAPTAPRVQRLQIFSAESEFQLTAVLAHTHDRLQLAVLSPNGQRLFTLLHDHDGTRYLPDSTISPPVTAPWLASRLGWALWPKESLESAFANTPWSLHSVANRREVLFRHRIQASILLSDACTVIEDFQMKVSMSISPLDSSKPCAPL, from the coding sequence ATGACGTTTTTGAGCGGATTACTGGCATTCGCACTGAGCTCTTGCGCCATTACCCCATCAGCGCCACCGATCCCCCGGTTGACTGAACTGGCACCCACGGCTCCCAGAGTCCAACGTCTGCAAATTTTCTCTGCAGAGTCTGAGTTTCAACTCACAGCCGTACTTGCGCATACCCACGATCGACTGCAACTGGCTGTTCTGAGTCCCAATGGACAGCGATTATTTACCTTGTTGCATGATCACGATGGAACGCGATATCTGCCCGACAGCACGATCTCTCCACCGGTGACGGCGCCTTGGTTAGCCAGCCGCCTGGGGTGGGCACTGTGGCCGAAAGAATCTCTGGAATCGGCATTTGCCAACACCCCATGGAGTCTGCACAGCGTGGCAAATCGACGAGAAGTATTATTTCGTCACAGGATACAAGCTAGCATTCTGCTATCAGATGCGTGCACAGTGATAGAAGATTTCCAGATGAAGGTCAGTATGTCCATATCTCCGCTCGATTCAAGCAAACCCTGTGCCCCCCTATGA
- a CDS encoding beta-ketoacyl-ACP synthase produces the protein MSVPAPSFCRLHPPAIVCPLGSELPQIRDALFSGRDGLQQSDRFTPDMPQMLGYVDSALPDITLWPVHERSRNNALLSLALDRLMPQIDQYRDSHPEARIAVVMGTSTSGIGEAEQAINQLDKNGDWPEEFHYSNQELGAPALFIKKRANLQGPAYTISTACTSSARALASAQRLLQANLCDAVITGGADSLCGLTIQGFRSLEAVSDSQCRPFGQDRNGINLGEAAVLFLMTAEPGGMQLLGYGESSDAHHISAPAPDGHGASAAMQAAIDMAGLKPEDVGYVNLHGTATRLNDSMEATAMQRIFGSSVLCSSTKTLTGHTLGACGALEAAFCWLALESGQLPAQQADYKIDPKLPSLNLTRGGKWEGDTAMSNSYAFGGNNIALLIKRSS, from the coding sequence ATGAGCGTGCCAGCACCCTCCTTCTGTCGCCTGCATCCGCCAGCTATTGTCTGCCCGCTGGGTAGCGAGCTGCCGCAGATCAGAGATGCCTTGTTTTCAGGTCGAGATGGTTTGCAGCAGAGTGATCGTTTCACTCCTGACATGCCGCAAATGCTGGGCTATGTGGATTCAGCCCTGCCTGATATCACGCTCTGGCCCGTCCACGAACGCTCCCGCAACAATGCTTTACTGTCCCTGGCACTGGACCGATTGATGCCGCAGATAGACCAATACCGGGATAGTCACCCGGAGGCACGAATTGCCGTGGTCATGGGTACCAGTACCTCAGGCATCGGAGAAGCCGAACAAGCAATCAATCAGCTGGACAAGAACGGTGACTGGCCTGAAGAGTTTCATTATTCCAATCAGGAACTGGGAGCTCCGGCCCTCTTCATCAAGAAGCGCGCAAATCTACAGGGTCCTGCCTACACGATCAGTACGGCCTGTACCTCCAGTGCCAGAGCCCTGGCCAGTGCGCAGCGGCTGTTACAGGCCAATTTGTGCGATGCCGTCATAACCGGCGGTGCAGACAGCTTGTGTGGCTTGACCATTCAGGGGTTCAGATCGCTCGAGGCCGTCAGTGACAGCCAGTGCCGCCCTTTCGGTCAGGATCGCAACGGCATCAACCTGGGTGAGGCCGCTGTGCTGTTTCTGATGACCGCTGAACCAGGTGGCATGCAACTTCTCGGTTATGGCGAAAGCAGTGATGCACATCACATCAGTGCCCCTGCACCCGATGGACACGGCGCCAGTGCAGCCATGCAGGCAGCCATAGACATGGCAGGTCTCAAGCCCGAAGATGTCGGCTATGTCAATTTGCACGGTACGGCCACTCGTTTGAACGACTCCATGGAAGCAACGGCCATGCAGCGTATCTTCGGCTCGTCAGTGCTCTGCAGTTCAACCAAAACACTGACCGGGCATACCCTGGGTGCCTGTGGTGCTCTGGAGGCCGCTTTTTGCTGGTTGGCACTGGAGAGCGGGCAGCTACCCGCACAACAGGCAGACTACAAGATAGATCCCAAGCTGCCGTCCCTGAATCTGACCCGAGGTGGCAAGTGGGAAGGGGATACCGCCATGAGCAATTCATATGCCTTCGGCGGCAATAACATCGCATTGCTGATAAAACGCAGCTCATGA
- the fabG gene encoding 3-oxoacyl-ACP reductase FabG, translating to MTNSILVTGSSRGIGKAIALRLAADGFTVVVHCRERRTDADSVASQIKDSGGDARVLQFDIGDTEAVNAVIEQDIESHGAYYGIVCNAGMTADAAFPALTSDDWHGVINTNLNSFYNVVKPAIMPMIRRRKAGRIVAVTSVSGIMGNRGQVNYSAAKSGLHGAVRALAMELAGRRITVNAVAPGLIETDLLDPDIIERAMPMIPMKRIGTADEVAGSVSFLCSSDAAYITRQILSVNGGMC from the coding sequence ATGACAAACAGCATACTGGTGACCGGATCAAGTCGAGGCATCGGCAAGGCCATCGCACTGCGGTTGGCCGCTGACGGGTTTACGGTGGTTGTTCACTGCCGTGAGCGCCGGACTGATGCCGATAGCGTCGCCAGCCAGATCAAGGATTCAGGTGGCGATGCTCGAGTATTGCAGTTTGACATCGGTGATACCGAGGCGGTCAATGCGGTTATCGAACAGGATATTGAATCGCACGGCGCCTACTACGGCATTGTGTGCAATGCAGGCATGACGGCCGATGCTGCATTCCCCGCATTGACCAGCGATGACTGGCATGGGGTCATCAACACCAACCTGAACAGCTTCTACAATGTGGTCAAACCCGCAATAATGCCCATGATTCGACGTCGCAAGGCCGGCAGGATAGTGGCGGTCACGTCGGTCTCGGGTATCATGGGTAATCGTGGGCAGGTGAATTACAGTGCAGCCAAGTCGGGTCTGCACGGTGCTGTTCGTGCGCTGGCCATGGAACTGGCTGGTCGCCGGATTACGGTCAATGCTGTAGCACCCGGCCTGATTGAAACGGATTTGCTGGATCCGGATATCATTGAACGAGCCATGCCAATGATTCCCATGAAGCGAATCGGTACTGCGGACGAGGTAGCTGGCTCAGTAAGTTTTCTGTGTTCGTCAGATGCGGCTTATATTACTCGTCAAATTCTATCGGTAAATGGAGGTATGTGTTGA
- a CDS encoding beta-ketoacyl-ACP synthase: MNFPAMRRADGGRRVVVTGMAGISPIGQDWPSIRERLEALQNGVRKMPEWEVIEGLNTALAAPVPDYEVPAHYTRRNLRSMGRAACMATTATERALEDAGLLGDPSLKDGMTGIAYGASAGESDAIADFGKMIFNNSTEGLSANSYIRMMSHTSPVNIGVFFGITGRIYTTSSACTSGSQGIGYAYEAIRFGRQNTMVAGGCEELTATQAAVFDTLFATSTKNDTPELSPSPFDRDRDGLVIGEGAGTLILEELEKALERGATIHAELVGFASNSDGKHVTQPRPETMEKAIRMALLDAGIEAEQIGYISAHGSATDRGDIAESLATHAVFGEQTPISALKSFMGHSLGACGGLEAWVALEMMNNNWFHATANLNNIDPKCAPLDHIRDEGRSLDCEYIMTNNFAFGGINTSLIFKRWNA; the protein is encoded by the coding sequence TTGAATTTTCCTGCAATGCGTCGTGCGGACGGTGGACGCCGGGTCGTGGTCACTGGAATGGCCGGGATCTCCCCGATCGGTCAGGATTGGCCCAGCATTCGCGAGCGTCTTGAAGCCCTGCAGAATGGGGTACGCAAGATGCCGGAATGGGAAGTCATCGAAGGTCTCAACACGGCACTGGCAGCACCAGTGCCCGACTATGAAGTCCCTGCCCACTACACGCGCCGCAACCTTCGCAGCATGGGTCGTGCTGCCTGCATGGCCACAACCGCCACGGAACGCGCACTGGAGGATGCAGGTCTGTTAGGCGACCCCAGTCTGAAGGATGGAATGACTGGCATTGCCTACGGCGCCTCAGCCGGCGAGTCGGACGCCATCGCCGATTTTGGCAAGATGATCTTCAACAATTCGACAGAAGGGCTTAGCGCCAACTCTTATATACGCATGATGTCGCATACATCGCCGGTCAATATCGGCGTATTTTTTGGTATCACCGGACGAATCTACACCACATCCAGCGCCTGCACATCGGGTAGTCAGGGTATCGGCTATGCGTACGAGGCCATCCGGTTTGGCCGCCAGAACACCATGGTAGCAGGGGGCTGCGAAGAACTGACAGCTACTCAGGCTGCCGTATTCGACACATTGTTCGCCACCAGCACCAAGAACGACACGCCAGAACTGTCACCTAGCCCGTTCGACCGGGATCGTGATGGACTGGTGATCGGAGAAGGCGCCGGCACTTTGATTCTGGAAGAACTGGAAAAGGCACTCGAACGAGGCGCCACCATTCATGCCGAACTGGTCGGATTTGCCAGCAACAGTGACGGCAAACATGTCACTCAGCCACGCCCCGAGACCATGGAAAAAGCGATACGCATGGCTTTACTGGATGCGGGAATAGAAGCCGAACAGATTGGTTACATCAGTGCTCATGGCTCTGCCACCGATCGAGGCGATATTGCAGAAAGCCTGGCAACACATGCTGTCTTTGGCGAGCAGACGCCCATCAGCGCTCTGAAGAGCTTCATGGGGCATAGTCTGGGCGCCTGTGGGGGACTGGAAGCCTGGGTAGCCTTGGAGATGATGAACAATAATTGGTTTCATGCAACAGCCAATCTCAACAACATTGATCCCAAATGTGCTCCACTGGACCATATTCGCGACGAAGGCCGGTCGCTGGATTGCGAGTATATAATGACCAATAATTTCGCCTTTGGTGGAATCAATACATCGCTGATATTCAAACGCTGGAATGCATGA
- a CDS encoding excinuclease ATPase subunit — protein sequence MRKFLVTLTIATSILLAAGNSQARDNKLMVPIADLMAKGQTQDKLDPEIRLLFAGQSYPEPTRKYGNFVTNKKTNAFNKSDSEACDWVMLSALIALQDRARSEGGNAVVNIESYYKKVVMASATEYECHAGNVMAGVALRGDIVKLP from the coding sequence ATGCGAAAATTTCTGGTAACACTAACCATCGCCACCAGTATCTTGCTAGCTGCCGGCAATAGCCAGGCACGTGACAACAAGCTGATGGTACCCATTGCCGATCTAATGGCAAAGGGTCAGACACAGGACAAGCTTGACCCTGAAATACGCCTGCTTTTCGCTGGCCAATCTTATCCAGAACCCACAAGAAAATACGGCAACTTCGTCACCAACAAAAAGACAAACGCTTTCAACAAGAGTGACTCTGAAGCTTGCGACTGGGTCATGTTGTCAGCCCTGATTGCACTTCAGGACCGGGCTCGATCAGAAGGCGGCAACGCGGTAGTCAACATTGAAAGTTACTACAAGAAAGTTGTCATGGCATCGGCTACTGAATATGAATGCCATGCAGGCAATGTCATGGCAGGCGTAGCTCTGCGTGGCGATATCGTCAAATTACCCTGA
- a CDS encoding 4-phosphopantetheinyl transferase: MQQLPGGQDAATASFKSRQLLSQLSTSAGIFLEPANWSKRGTGRPQHPDMPAGWHASISHRQGRVVAALANCPIGIDLEFWQARHTTRLNDLIELLPEPAIQQQIRQSGDPQRSFYKAYTLHEALYKLASANGQPVEGLFQTRIADIQPLGKHFAWQWEDPQWSLSIVASEDVSMELPLMARHHQIALKLDRISCHLSEQLAQLPALRSLRVEPTCPHG, from the coding sequence ATGCAGCAACTACCCGGCGGTCAGGATGCCGCTACTGCCTCATTCAAGTCTCGCCAGTTACTGAGCCAGTTATCGACCAGCGCAGGAATTTTTCTCGAACCTGCAAACTGGTCAAAACGCGGCACCGGAAGACCACAACACCCCGATATGCCTGCCGGCTGGCACGCCAGCATCAGCCACCGACAGGGACGAGTTGTAGCAGCCCTGGCTAATTGTCCGATCGGCATCGATCTGGAATTCTGGCAAGCTCGGCATACGACCCGTCTGAATGATCTGATCGAGTTATTACCCGAGCCTGCCATACAGCAGCAAATCAGACAATCCGGCGATCCTCAACGCAGCTTCTACAAGGCCTATACATTACATGAAGCCTTGTACAAACTAGCCTCCGCCAATGGCCAGCCTGTCGAAGGTTTGTTCCAGACTCGTATCGCGGATATTCAGCCCCTCGGCAAGCACTTCGCCTGGCAGTGGGAAGACCCACAGTGGTCGCTCTCGATTGTTGCCAGTGAAGATGTAAGTATGGAGCTACCCTTGATGGCCCGCCATCATCAAATTGCATTGAAGCTTGATCGTATATCCTGCCACCTGTCAGAGCAGCTTGCCCAATTACCCGCTCTCCGATCATTGCGCGTAGAGCCAACCTGTCCCCACGGATAG
- a CDS encoding heavy metal translocating P-type ATPase, with protein MDSNKSYLIDIEGMSCASCVNRVEKAIKAVPGVEEAVVNLSAENVVVSGNADITDLLKALDEVGYPARSETVELAIGSMNCASCVGRVEKAVKALPGVLEASVNLATESASVTFLPGISSLSELTAVPTALGYPATLKGSDHQDRGKLKELEAQQLKHMTLIAAVLTLPVFVIEMGGHLLPAFHQWVATNVGTQTSWILQFVLTTLVMAWPGRRFYMKGIPALLKRSPDMNSLVALGSLAAWSYSVVATFLPSLLPAESRAVYFEAAAVIVTLILLGRFLEARAKGRTGQAIQALLGLQAKSAHVERDGLVSEISIDDIIEGDIIHVRPGEKIPTDGKVSSGQSYVDESMITGEPIPVEKSSGTDVVGGTVNGTGALVLTASKVGADTMLSQIVRMVEQAQGAKLPIQDLVNRITGWFVPAVLTIALLTTLVWLFVGPEPSLTHALIAGVSVLIIACPCAMGLAVPTSIMVATGRAAEMGVLFRKGSALQTLQGATIVALDKTGTLTQGRPELTDLHVVEGVDESSLLSTIAAIEARSEHPIAQAIVRAAQQRKLELPTVDTFDSVTGMGVTAQVSGQTIIVGADRFMIESTVELGDLEIAGKRFAEQGKSPLFVAFDGQIKAVLAVSDPIKSSTPAAINALHAMGLKVAMITGDNQVTAKGIAAQLGIDEVVAEVLPAGKVKAIEALSAAHGKVAFVGDGINDAPALAAADIGLAIGTGTDVAIESADVVLMSGDLRGVINAIDLSQRTMTNIRQNLVWAFGYNVLLIPVAAGALYPINQMTLSPMLAAIAMTLSSVFVLANALRLRWVKPPMQEPQDHSEPAITLQTAH; from the coding sequence ATGGACTCGAACAAATCGTATTTAATCGACATTGAAGGCATGAGTTGCGCATCCTGCGTGAATCGTGTGGAAAAGGCTATCAAGGCCGTGCCGGGCGTTGAAGAGGCGGTAGTCAACCTCTCAGCTGAGAACGTCGTGGTCTCGGGCAACGCTGATATCACAGACCTGCTCAAGGCACTGGACGAGGTGGGCTACCCTGCCCGCTCTGAGACGGTGGAGCTGGCCATTGGCAGCATGAACTGCGCCTCGTGTGTCGGTCGTGTGGAAAAGGCTGTGAAGGCCTTGCCCGGCGTACTCGAGGCTTCTGTCAATCTGGCAACAGAAAGCGCATCTGTGACATTCTTGCCGGGCATCTCCAGTCTCAGCGAGCTGACAGCCGTTCCAACCGCGCTGGGCTACCCTGCCACGCTCAAAGGCTCGGACCATCAGGATCGAGGCAAGCTCAAAGAGTTAGAGGCTCAACAGCTTAAACACATGACGCTTATCGCAGCGGTCTTGACGCTGCCCGTGTTTGTCATCGAGATGGGCGGCCACCTGCTACCGGCGTTTCATCAGTGGGTCGCCACAAACGTCGGTACCCAGACAAGCTGGATCCTGCAGTTTGTATTAACGACCCTTGTCATGGCCTGGCCCGGTCGGCGTTTCTACATGAAGGGCATTCCAGCCTTGCTCAAGAGGTCCCCGGACATGAACAGTCTGGTGGCATTGGGCAGTCTGGCGGCCTGGAGTTATTCGGTAGTTGCCACCTTTTTGCCCAGCCTGTTGCCAGCAGAATCCAGAGCCGTCTATTTTGAGGCAGCAGCCGTTATCGTGACGCTGATACTGTTGGGCCGCTTTCTGGAAGCACGAGCCAAGGGGCGTACCGGTCAAGCCATACAGGCTCTGCTCGGACTGCAAGCCAAGTCAGCTCATGTGGAACGCGATGGCCTCGTCAGCGAGATCTCCATCGACGACATCATCGAGGGTGACATCATTCATGTTCGTCCCGGTGAGAAGATACCGACCGACGGCAAGGTGTCCAGTGGCCAAAGCTACGTGGATGAAAGCATGATTACCGGCGAGCCAATACCCGTCGAAAAATCCTCCGGAACCGATGTGGTGGGCGGTACTGTGAATGGCACAGGCGCACTGGTTCTCACAGCCAGTAAGGTGGGTGCCGACACCATGCTTTCCCAGATAGTTCGTATGGTCGAACAAGCCCAGGGGGCAAAGCTGCCTATTCAGGATCTGGTTAATAGAATTACCGGCTGGTTTGTTCCTGCGGTGCTCACGATAGCTTTGCTGACAACTCTGGTCTGGTTGTTTGTCGGTCCTGAACCGTCATTGACTCATGCGCTGATCGCTGGTGTCTCTGTTTTGATCATTGCCTGCCCCTGCGCCATGGGCCTGGCTGTTCCAACCTCCATCATGGTGGCGACCGGCCGAGCTGCGGAAATGGGCGTTCTGTTCCGCAAGGGAAGTGCCCTGCAGACACTACAAGGTGCAACCATCGTAGCACTCGATAAAACAGGAACCCTGACCCAGGGCAGACCGGAACTGACCGACCTGCACGTGGTTGAAGGAGTCGATGAGAGTTCGTTATTGAGTACCATTGCCGCCATTGAAGCACGCTCCGAACACCCGATTGCCCAGGCTATTGTCAGAGCTGCTCAGCAACGCAAACTAGAGCTTCCGACAGTCGATACATTTGATTCTGTGACCGGTATGGGTGTGACTGCTCAGGTATCAGGACAAACCATAATCGTCGGTGCCGATCGCTTCATGATTGAATCGACCGTTGAACTTGGGGATCTTGAAATAGCGGGCAAGCGCTTTGCAGAGCAAGGTAAATCTCCTTTGTTTGTTGCTTTCGATGGCCAGATCAAAGCGGTATTGGCAGTCTCGGATCCAATCAAGAGCAGTACACCTGCAGCCATCAACGCGCTGCATGCCATGGGTTTGAAAGTTGCGATGATCACGGGTGACAATCAAGTTACCGCCAAAGGCATAGCGGCCCAGCTTGGTATCGATGAGGTGGTTGCCGAAGTATTGCCCGCCGGTAAAGTGAAGGCTATCGAAGCACTCTCAGCAGCACATGGCAAAGTGGCCTTTGTTGGTGACGGCATCAATGACGCACCAGCCCTCGCCGCTGCAGATATAGGCCTGGCCATTGGCACCGGTACTGATGTCGCCATCGAAAGTGCTGATGTTGTGCTGATGTCTGGAGATCTGCGAGGAGTAATCAATGCTATCGATCTGAGTCAGCGCACCATGACAAACATTCGCCAGAATCTTGTCTGGGCCTTCGGCTACAACGTCTTGCTGATCCCGGTTGCGGCAGGAGCGCTGTATCCGATCAACCAGATGACGCTGTCACCGATGTTGGCAGCTATTGCAATGACACTGTCCAGTGTCTTCGTCCTTGCCAATGCCCTGCGTTTACGCTGGGTTAAACCGCCCATGCAGGAGCCTCAGGATCATTCTGAACCTGCCATCACACTACAAACAGCTCATTAG
- the cueR gene encoding Cu(I)-responsive transcriptional regulator, with the protein MNIGSASKQSSIPSKTIRYYEDVGLIKPLRDTNGYRDFNEQDVHKLNFLGRARALGFTIEDCRGLLGLWEDHSRASADVKEIARGHLSLIDAKIKDLSGMRDTLSHLVDTCNGDERPGCPIIEKLAGNGL; encoded by the coding sequence ATGAATATTGGAAGCGCATCAAAACAGTCGTCGATACCATCTAAAACCATTCGCTACTATGAAGATGTCGGGCTTATCAAACCACTCAGAGACACCAATGGTTATCGTGATTTTAACGAACAGGATGTCCACAAGCTCAACTTTTTAGGGCGTGCTCGGGCTCTGGGCTTCACTATCGAAGATTGTCGTGGCCTCCTGGGACTCTGGGAAGACCATTCACGAGCCAGTGCTGATGTGAAAGAAATTGCTCGAGGGCACTTGAGCCTTATCGATGCAAAAATAAAGGATCTGAGTGGCATGCGAGATACGCTCAGTCACCTGGTGGACACCTGCAATGGCGATGAACGTCCCGGTTGTCCCATCATAGAAAAACTGGCTGGCAATGGCCTCTGA
- a CDS encoding F0F1 ATP synthase subunit epsilon has protein sequence MASSLKVEIVSAEKEIWSGEAKLVSASAQMGEVGIAPGHAPFITRIKPGEIRVKPVDDGEELDIYVSGGIMEVQPHIVTIMADTALRAEELDEASALKAKEEAEAALAGAQPGEIDFQAVQAKLAEASAQLQFIKKLRR, from the coding sequence GTGGCCTCCTCTCTCAAAGTTGAGATTGTCAGTGCTGAGAAAGAGATCTGGAGTGGCGAAGCCAAACTGGTCAGCGCCTCGGCGCAGATGGGTGAGGTTGGTATTGCGCCCGGTCATGCACCGTTTATCACTCGTATCAAACCGGGTGAAATTCGGGTAAAGCCTGTTGATGACGGTGAAGAGCTGGATATCTATGTTTCTGGCGGCATCATGGAAGTACAGCCACATATCGTAACGATCATGGCTGATACTGCTTTGCGTGCTGAGGAGCTGGATGAGGCATCTGCATTGAAAGCCAAGGAAGAAGCTGAAGCTGCACTAGCTGGCGCCCAACCTGGTGAAATTGACTTCCAGGCTGTTCAGGCCAAGTTGGCTGAAGCATCTGCCCAGCTGCAGTTCATCAAGAAGCTGCGTCGCTAG